The DNA window CAACCCGTGCTTGGCTTCGAGCTGTGCGAGCAACTGATCGACGTAGTGGATATCCCAGGGGCCTTCGACCTTGGGGATCATCACGACGTCGAGCTTCTCGCCGGCCTCTGCGACGATGCGCAGCATGTCGTCCAGGAACCAGGGGCTGTCGAGGCTGTTCACTCGCGACCAGAACTGCGTCGCGCCAAAATCCGTATCGCGCGCGATCTTGCAGAGGCCCTCGCGGGCGGCCTCCTTGTTCTTCACGTCGATGGCGTCCTCGAGGTTGGCGAGGATGATGTCCACCTTCTTTGCGATGTCCGGAACCTTCACGGCCATGCGCGGATTCGAGGGATCGAAGAAATGGATCATCCGCGAAGGACGGGCGGGGATGTCGATCCAGGGCTTGGGTGCGCCAATGGCGAGGGGCCGGCCGATGTTGCGGGGGTTGCGCATGGAATCTCCTGCTTCGGGGCGTACGGAAGTGTCGGCGGACGATTCTAGCGGAAGCGCTCAGGCGGTCACCGGGCGGGCGGGGGCCTCGGGTTTGCGCCGAAGCTTGGCCCGCAGCCACTCCACACCATCATCCAACACCAGGTAGAAGACCGGCACGATCAGCAAGGTGAGTGCTGTCGATGAGATCATGCCGGCACCGGTCGCCACGGCCATGGGCGCCCGACTCTCGGAACCCGGGCCAAGACCCAGGGCCGCGGGGGCCACACCGAAGATCATCGAAAGCGCGGTCATCAGCACGGGCCGCATGCGAATGGGGGCAGCAGTCGTCATCGCCGTGACCTTGTCCATGCCCTCCTCGCGCAGCTGGTTGGCGTAGTCCACCAGCAGGATCGAGTTCTTCGTGGCGAGCCCGAAGAGCAGGATGATCCCGATCATCGAGAAGATGTTCAGCGTCATTCCCTTGAGGAAGAGCCCGCCGTAGGCGCCAACCATGGCCAGGGGCAACGCGAACATGACCGTCAGCGGGTGGACCAGGCTCTCGAACTGGGCGGCCAGGATCATGTAGATGACGAGGATGGCAAGCACCATCGCGAAGCCCAGTTCCTGGAAGGAGGCAAGGAACTCCTCGGAACCGCCTGAAGCGATGAGCTTCACGTCTTCCGGCAGGATGTCCGCTGCGATCGCCTGGGCTTCGGCCAGAGCCGTACCCAGATCCTTCTCCTCCAGGTTTGCCGAGATCTTCACGCTGCGCTGGCGATTGGTTCGCGTGATCATGGACGGAGCCGCCGTCTCCTCGATCGTCACCAGGTTGCGCAGCTCGACCACATCTCCGGCACGGGTGCGGACGTAGAGCCCGAGAATCGATTCCGGATCGGCGCGATCCTCCTGCTCGAGACGCATGCGGATGTCGTAGCGGTTGCCCGCTTCCTTGAACGTTCCGACCCGAAGGCCACCGATCATTGCCTGCACGGTCGAAGCCAGCTGGTCCGCATCGACACCGAGAGATGCGGCCTTCTCACGATCGGGAATGACACGGACTTCCGGACTGCCCAGTCTCAAGCTCTTGTTCAGCCCCACGTAGCCACTGCGCAAACGGAGCTCGGCGATCAGCCGTTCTCCCAGCTGGCCGAGGGTGGACAGCTCGACATTGCCCTGGAGCTCGACCTCCAGATCACTGCTGTCGGAGCTGCCTGCGAAACCGGACATGTCGCTCACGCGAACCTTCATGCCCGGGATCTTCGAGAGAACCTCCCGCGCCTCACGAACGAGCTCCTGCGCGCTGCGCTCCCGTTGGGCGCGATTCTTGAGCATGACGAACATGATGCCGCGCGTCGGATCCGGGCCGCTGATGGAGCCGCCGGTACCCGCCCCGCCGAAGGCACCGGCAACTTCCGGCTGGCTGAGCACCCAATCCTCGCCCCGCTTGAGCATTTCGAGCGTCCCTTCCGGGCTGGTTCCCGGGGGTGTCTCGATGGTGATGAAGAAGCGACCCTCATCCGAGGACGGAAAGAACTCGGCACCAAGCTGTCCTGCCAAACCGAAGGCGGCAAGGAAGGTGAGCGTGGCCGCGAAGAGCGTGATCGCCCGATGTTTCACGGACCAACTGAGGACCTTCCGGTATCCACTTTCCAACGCGTCCAACCAACTCTCGAAGGTGGCGTAGATACTGCCATGGGCTCGTTCCTTGGGAGGCGGAATACGCGCGGCAAGCATGGGCGTCAGGCTCAATGCGACGAAGAGCGAGATCATCACGGCGGCGGCCACCGTCGCTCCGAACTCTCCCAGGAAGTTGCCGACCAATCCGTCGACGAAGATCACCGGGAGGAAGACGACCGCGATGGAGATCGTTGCCGCCGTAGCCGCGAATGCGACTTCTCGCGCGCCCTTCGAGGCCGCGACACGCGGATCCTCTCCCAACTCACGATGCCGCTCGATGTTCTCGAGCACGACGATGGCGTCATCGATCACGACGCCCACCGCCAGCGTAAGCGCGAGCAGCGTCATCGAGTTCAGGGTGTAGCCGAGTATCCACATCACGCCGAAGGTCGTGACCAATGAGAAGGGAATCGCCAACGCCACGACCAGGGTCGGGCGGAAGCGGCGCAGGAACACGAAGACCGTCAATGTCGCCAGCAGTGCACCGAACCAGAGACTGAAGATCGCTTCTTCCACGGATTCGCGAACCGAGCGGGAGAAATCCGCGACACCGTCTCCCTGCTTGAAGCGCATGTCGTCCGGGAGTGTTTCCTGGATTCTCCCGAGCCGCCGGTGGACTTCGTCGGCCACGGCAACCGTATTGCCGTCGGAGGTCTTCAGCACTCCGATTCCGACGGCTGATCCGCCGTCGTAGCGCGAATAGAAGCGCTGATCCTCGACGCCATCTTCCACCCGAGCGACATCCCGGAGCCGAATCGGGGCGCCGTTCTCGAAGGCCAGGACCATGTCCGCGAGTTCATCGACCGTTCGGTATTCCGCATCGGTTTTGACCGAGAACTCGATCATGCCACCTTCGACCACACCCCCTGGCCGCTCGACGTGTTCGCGCCGGAGGCCAGCGATCACGTCGATTGCAGCGAGACCGCGCGCACGCAGAGCCTCACCATCCAGCCAGATCCGGATCTCGCGACTCAGCTCTCCGAAGATCTCGATGGCGGCGACGCCCGGAATCGTCTCGACGAGAGGTTTGACCTGGCGTTTGACGAACTCACTGGCCTCGTTCTGGGGGCGCGGACTGAGCAGTGGAACCCACATGATCGGAAAGCCACTGAAATCGTGTTTGCTGACGACCGGCGGTTCCATCTCCTGTGGCAGATCGAAGCGGGCCCGCTCGACCCGATCGCGCACATCCTGGGTGGCTGCATCGAGATTCGTACCCAGCACGAATTCGACCGCGATCGAGGTCCTCCCTTTTCTGGATTGCGAGGACAGCTTTCGAACGCCTTCGATCGTATTCAGATGCTCTTCGAGCGGATCCGTGACGTCCTCTTCCATCACCTCGGGGCTTGCCCCCTCGAGGAGCGCAGTCACACCCACGACCGGGAATTCCATGTCTGGGAACGCGTCTACGCCCAGGCGCACGAAGCCGAGCACACCGAAGACAATCAGGGAGAGCGAAACCATCCACGTGAGGACGGGGCGCCGGATGAAGAGATCGATCGGGTTCAACGCAAGGCCTTCGACGGCGCGGTGCCACCCGCTGCCATGTTGGGGGCGTCGCCCGCGACGTTCACCTCACTCCGCTCATCGCTTCCGTCCGGATTCCGTCGCGAGACGAGCATGCCGTCGGAGAGCGCCGCGTGGCCCCGGACCACTACCGTATCCCCCTCGCTCAGCCCGGAGACGATCTCGACGCGGCCCTCCCGATGAAGCCCGGCTTCGACGACCACACGATGCACCCGATCCTCGGCATCCACCGTGTAGACGATCTGCCCTTCGGCCCGCAGCAGAACGGCTTCCTGCGGCACGACCACCGCGCCCTCGCGCGTTGCCACACCGAGATCGGCGCGCGCAAAGAGGCCGGGCCGGAGCCGTCCATCACCATTCGATACCCGTGCCTTCACCCGCAGCGTCCGTGTTCGTCGATCGATTCGCGGAGAAATGACGGAAACCTCGCCAGTAAAGGTTTCGCCCGGATACGGAGAAACACGCACGGCAACCTCCATCCCCAGCCGAACGCGAGCCGAATCCCGCTCTGCAACACTGAACTCGACCTCGATTGGATCCAATGCCACCATGTCGAAGAGCGCCTGACCGACCCGCACGTACTCACCGCGTGATACTTCCCGCGATGCGATCAGCCCGGAGAACGGCGCCCGAACCTGACTGTCCTCCACCGCTCGTGCGGCGACACCCACTCTCGCCTCAGCCGCCTGCTTGCGGGAGCGCGCCAGGGAAAGGGCCGTCTTCGCTTTATCGAGCGCCTGGCTGGAGGCGATCTTGCGATCGAAGAGCTGTTGCCTGCGAACGAGCTCTCTCTCTTCTTCCTCCAGATTCGCTGCGGCCTCCGTCAAACGTGCGCGCGCATCCGCAAGCTCGAGCTCGCGTTTTTGCGGATCGATCGAGAGCAACAGGTTGCCCTCTTCGACTTCGTCGCCTTCATCGACCAGGAGTTCGGTGATTTTTCCAGGGACCTCGGAAGCAAGAGTCGCCGACTCCTTGGCCAGGAGTTCCCCGGTGGCTTCGATCTGCTCGTCGAGTTTCACGATCTCCACTTCGCGAACGACGACAGGACGAGCCAGATCGGCCGGCGGTTCAGAAGCTTCGGAGCACGCCAAGGCAATGGCCACGAGTGCGGATGCTGCGATTCGCTTCCAGTTTTCGAGACCTAGCATTTCGGTTCCTTCTTTCGACGACGGGTGCTCTTCGCCTGGGCGGGCTCGATCAGCCCGCGCAACAAGGCGCCAATCGCATCCTGGTCGAGTGTCTTCGACCAGGGGCGATCCGGACGATGGATGCGGCCGGAGATGAGTCCGTGACAGAGCGACCAGAGCGATTGGGCTGCACTTTCCGGATCCCCGGTTCGCAACCGGCCTTCTTCCCAGAGGCGCTGCCAGAGATGGTCGGAATGCGCCCGGACTTCATCGATCACGGCAGGCGGCTGCCAATCCTGGTTGCGGGGCAGGAAGTGCAGTTGGTAGTGGTTCGGATGGCGAATGCCGTAGCGCACGAAGATCAGCGCCAGGCGGGTCAGGTCCTCGATCGGATCCCCGACTCGTGATGCGCGTTCGAACTGCGCAAGGAGTTGCTCGAAGCCCTGGGCGAGGAGCGCATCCAGGAGACCATCCTTGTCCCCGAAATGCTGGTAGATCGTGGGAGCCGTGTAGCCGCAGCGTTCCACCAGCCGGCGAATGGAGAAGGCCTCCTGACCGCCTTCGGTGAGGAGGGCATCGCTGGCTTCGAGGATCACGCGCCGCGCTTCCGCACGGCGCTCGCGTCGACGCTCCTGCTGGGCTTGGGCACTCATGGAGGAAGGGATTCAGGATCCGTGGGCGCGGATTGAACGGCGTTCAAGATAGCTAACAGCGTTAAACTTTCAAGCCGTCCTTCCAGACTGCCACCAGGCTGGGCCCATGAGCGCGTTCCGAAAATATCTCTCTATATCGGTGCCCTCGGGGCGTGGGCGGATTCGGGTGACAGTCGGAGGGGTGGGCCCCTGCGGGTCGAGAGCCCAGGCCTGACGCAGCTTCCAACCCACGCGCTTCTCGGCACATAGCACGCGTCGCACCCAACCGGCCGAGCATCTTCGCAGAGCGGCTTCGCCCTGCTCTGTTCGATCGCGCCCCCCATTGATGGGGGGGGCCGCTAGAATTGTCGATCTACGCCCCTCGGTCCCAACGAGGGCCGGCCCCGAACCACGAGGATCCTCGAGCCAGCGACGACATGACGACTCTCTTGTGCGCGATCTTCTTCCTGTCGGGGGCGTCGGCGCTGCTCTTCGAGACGCTCTGGTTCAACCAGGCAGGTCTCGTGTTCGGCAACAGTGTATGGGCGTCGAGCCTGGTGCTCGCGGCGTTCATGGCGGGCCTCGCAGTGGGAAACGGCGTCGTCGCTCGGTACGGCAGCCTGATCACACGGCCAGTCCGCTTCTATGCTGGGCTCGAAGGCGTGATCGCCCTGACGGGCGTCCTGTTGGTGGTTGGGCTGCCGTCGCTGGTCCCCATCCTGACCCCGGTGCTCGGCCCGGTGATCGAGGTTCCCTGGGCCGCCAATGCGATCCGGCTGACGGTCGGCTTCGCCGTGCTGCTGGTGCCCTCGACGGCCATGGGCGCAACGTTGCCGATTCTCGTGAAGGCGCTGCTGGCGCGCGACGAGAACTTCGGCTCCGTGCTCGGCCGGCTCTACGGATGGAACACCCTGGGCGCCGTCGTGGGCGCCGTGGCGGGAGAGGCGGCGCTGCTCGCGTGGCTCGGCGTGCGGGGCAGCGCGCTCGTCGCGGGCTCGGTCAACCTGGTGGTCGCCGCCGTGGCCTTCGCGCTCTCGGACCGCTTCGTCCCGGCTGGCAGGGTGTCCGCGGACCATGAAGCGACAAGCCTCGTGTCGCCAACCGCGCGGCGCCTACTCTCCGCGGCCTTCCTCTCGGGCTTCGCGCTATTGGCCCTCGAGGTCGTGTGGTTTCGCTTCCTGCTGCTATTCGTTCACGGTACGAGCCTCGTCTTCTCGGCGATGCTCGGCGTCGTGCTCACGGGCATCGCGCTCGGCGGTCTCGCAGCAGGGCGAGTCCTGAGGGCTCGCCCGGATGCGTACTGGCTGGCCCCGCTGCTATCTCTCCTTTCGGGGGCGGTGATCGTTGCACTGTACGCAACGTTCGCGCTCCTGCCGGAGCGCGAGAGCTACACTGCGGGTTGGCTGGAGACCGCGAAGTACAGCGCGGCCCTGATGCTCATTCCGGCCTTCCTTTCGGGTGCCGTGTTCACCTGCATCGGAACCGCACTCGAGCGGGAGGTCGCCCCGCCAACGCGGGCCGCGGGCTGGATGACGCTGTGGAACACGCTCGGATCGGGCCTCGGCTCCCTCGCGGGTGGCTTCGTACTGCTTCCTCTACTCGGAATCGAGCGATCGTTCTTCGCGGCGGCCGCCGCCTATCTCCTGGTCGCGTGGCTCGCGCTTCCCGCAGCCATCGGCGCGAGGGGCCGCTTGGGTCGGGCTGGGTGGGCGCTTGCCGCCGCCGGATTGGCCTCCCTGGCTTTCTTTCCCTTCGGTCTGATGGAGGGCACGTTCCTTCATCGATCCATTGGCCACTATCTCCAAGGGGGCGTGCGCGCCATTGCGGCGGTCGACGAGGGGCGCACGGAGACCGTCGTTCTCCTGGACTCCGAGTTCCTCGGGCAGCACCTGGATCACGTGCTGGTCACCAACGGCCACTCCATGTCTTCCTCAGGGCGGGAGGCACGGCGCTACATGAAGCTCTACGTCGTCCTGCCCAACGCCTTCGAACCCGAGCCGCGCCAGGCCCTGCTCATCAGCTACGGCGTCGGGAACACGGCGCGAGCGCTCGTGGACACGCCCTCGCTCGAGCGAATCGACGTGGTCGACATCTCGCGGGAGATCCTGGAGATGTCGTCGGTGATCCACCCGGAGCCTGGCAGCAACCCGCTGGACGATCCGCGCGTTCACGTCCACATCGAGGATGGACGCTACTACCTGCAGACAACCGATCGCCGCTACGACCTGATCACGGGCGAGCCCCCCCCGCCCAAGAACGCCGGAGTCGTGAATCTCTACACCCGGGAGTACTTCCAGCTCAGCCACGATCGCCTCACCGAGGACGGCATCCACACCTATTGGCTGCCGATTCACGGCCTCACGGTCGAAGACGCACGATCGATCGTCTCGGCCTACTGCGAGGTCTTCTCCGACTGCAGTCTCTGGAATGGAACCGCGGGAGACTGGATGCTGGTCGGCTCGCGCGGACGCAGCTGGGACGTATCCGACGCCGACTTCGGCGCGGCCTGGCGCGATCCGGAGCGCCTGCCCGCCCTGCGGGAGATCGCTCTCGAACACCCGGAGCAGCTCGCCGCGACCTTCCTCGCCGACTCCCGGCAGCTTCGGGCTTTCGTGGACG is part of the bacterium genome and encodes:
- a CDS encoding efflux RND transporter permease subunit, producing the protein MNPIDLFIRRPVLTWMVSLSLIVFGVLGFVRLGVDAFPDMEFPVVGVTALLEGASPEVMEEDVTDPLEEHLNTIEGVRKLSSQSRKGRTSIAVEFVLGTNLDAATQDVRDRVERARFDLPQEMEPPVVSKHDFSGFPIMWVPLLSPRPQNEASEFVKRQVKPLVETIPGVAAIEIFGELSREIRIWLDGEALRARGLAAIDVIAGLRREHVERPGGVVEGGMIEFSVKTDAEYRTVDELADMVLAFENGAPIRLRDVARVEDGVEDQRFYSRYDGGSAVGIGVLKTSDGNTVAVADEVHRRLGRIQETLPDDMRFKQGDGVADFSRSVRESVEEAIFSLWFGALLATLTVFVFLRRFRPTLVVALAIPFSLVTTFGVMWILGYTLNSMTLLALTLAVGVVIDDAIVVLENIERHRELGEDPRVAASKGAREVAFAATAATISIAVVFLPVIFVDGLVGNFLGEFGATVAAAVMISLFVALSLTPMLAARIPPPKERAHGSIYATFESWLDALESGYRKVLSWSVKHRAITLFAATLTFLAAFGLAGQLGAEFFPSSDEGRFFITIETPPGTSPEGTLEMLKRGEDWVLSQPEVAGAFGGAGTGGSISGPDPTRGIMFVMLKNRAQRERSAQELVREAREVLSKIPGMKVRVSDMSGFAGSSDSSDLEVELQGNVELSTLGQLGERLIAELRLRSGYVGLNKSLRLGSPEVRVIPDREKAASLGVDADQLASTVQAMIGGLRVGTFKEAGNRYDIRMRLEQEDRADPESILGLYVRTRAGDVVELRNLVTIEETAAPSMITRTNRQRSVKISANLEEKDLGTALAEAQAIAADILPEDVKLIASGGSEEFLASFQELGFAMVLAILVIYMILAAQFESLVHPLTVMFALPLAMVGAYGGLFLKGMTLNIFSMIGIILLFGLATKNSILLVDYANQLREEGMDKVTAMTTAAPIRMRPVLMTALSMIFGVAPAALGLGPGSESRAPMAVATGAGMISSTALTLLIVPVFYLVLDDGVEWLRAKLRRKPEAPARPVTA
- a CDS encoding efflux RND transporter periplasmic adaptor subunit, with the translated sequence MLGLENWKRIAASALVAIALACSEASEPPADLARPVVVREVEIVKLDEQIEATGELLAKESATLASEVPGKITELLVDEGDEVEEGNLLLSIDPQKRELELADARARLTEAAANLEEEERELVRRQQLFDRKIASSQALDKAKTALSLARSRKQAAEARVGVAARAVEDSQVRAPFSGLIASREVSRGEYVRVGQALFDMVALDPIEVEFSVAERDSARVRLGMEVAVRVSPYPGETFTGEVSVISPRIDRRTRTLRVKARVSNGDGRLRPGLFARADLGVATREGAVVVPQEAVLLRAEGQIVYTVDAEDRVHRVVVEAGLHREGRVEIVSGLSEGDTVVVRGHAALSDGMLVSRRNPDGSDERSEVNVAGDAPNMAAGGTAPSKALR
- a CDS encoding TetR/AcrR family transcriptional regulator encodes the protein MSAQAQQERRRERRAEARRVILEASDALLTEGGQEAFSIRRLVERCGYTAPTIYQHFGDKDGLLDALLAQGFEQLLAQFERASRVGDPIEDLTRLALIFVRYGIRHPNHYQLHFLPRNQDWQPPAVIDEVRAHSDHLWQRLWEEGRLRTGDPESAAQSLWSLCHGLISGRIHRPDRPWSKTLDQDAIGALLRGLIEPAQAKSTRRRKKEPKC
- a CDS encoding spermidine synthase: MTTLLCAIFFLSGASALLFETLWFNQAGLVFGNSVWASSLVLAAFMAGLAVGNGVVARYGSLITRPVRFYAGLEGVIALTGVLLVVGLPSLVPILTPVLGPVIEVPWAANAIRLTVGFAVLLVPSTAMGATLPILVKALLARDENFGSVLGRLYGWNTLGAVVGAVAGEAALLAWLGVRGSALVAGSVNLVVAAVAFALSDRFVPAGRVSADHEATSLVSPTARRLLSAAFLSGFALLALEVVWFRFLLLFVHGTSLVFSAMLGVVLTGIALGGLAAGRVLRARPDAYWLAPLLSLLSGAVIVALYATFALLPERESYTAGWLETAKYSAALMLIPAFLSGAVFTCIGTALEREVAPPTRAAGWMTLWNTLGSGLGSLAGGFVLLPLLGIERSFFAAAAAYLLVAWLALPAAIGARGRLGRAGWALAAAGLASLAFFPFGLMEGTFLHRSIGHYLQGGVRAIAAVDEGRTETVVLLDSEFLGQHLDHVLVTNGHSMSSSGREARRYMKLYVVLPNAFEPEPRQALLISYGVGNTARALVDTPSLERIDVVDISREILEMSSVIHPEPGSNPLDDPRVHVHIEDGRYYLQTTDRRYDLITGEPPPPKNAGVVNLYTREYFQLSHDRLTEDGIHTYWLPIHGLTVEDARSIVSAYCEVFSDCSLWNGTAGDWMLVGSRGRSWDVSDADFGAAWRDPERLPALREIALEHPEQLAATFLADSRQLRAFVDGAPPLVDDFPKRLSHHLPDRAALWPDFAPWVDAADARRRFQESAFVREALSPELRERALPWFEAQRVLNDHTAAGYRFVTRDADAVARDLDWMLRETELSTLVLWGLGTDVNRVTLAENARPTKQQIVYVLQQQALHAFVRRDWEEAVRLLRNVAARGQSGPALVELQLYALCAADRQDEAASIARFAIRKQPTPKLTTGVWRWARESCGLDMLPAGEASEVGGQEH